The Cervus elaphus chromosome 12, mCerEla1.1, whole genome shotgun sequence genome includes a region encoding these proteins:
- the LOC122705340 gene encoding 60S ribosomal protein L12 produces MPPKFDPNEIKVVYLRCTGGEVGATSALAPKIGPLGLSPKKVGDDIAKATGDWKGLRITVKLTIQNRQAQIEVVPSASALIIKALKEPPRDRKKQKNIKHSGNITFDEIVNIARQMRHRSLARELSGTIKEILGTAQSVGCNVDGRHPHDIIDDINSGAVECPAS; encoded by the coding sequence ATGCCGCCTAAGTTTGACCCCAACGAGATCAAAGTCGTGTACCTGAGGTGCACCGGTGGGGAAGTCGGTGCCACGTCTGCCCTGGCCCCCAAGATCGGCCCGTTGGGCCTGTCTCCAAAAAAGGTCGGTGATGACATAGCCAAGGCAACTGGTGATTGGAAGGGTCTGAGGATTACAGTGAAACTGACCATTCAGAACAGACAAGCCCAGATTGAGGTGgtaccttctgcttctgccctgaTCATCAAAGCCCTCAAGGAACCACCAAGggacagaaagaagcagaaaaacattAAGCACAGTGGAAACATCACTTTTGATGAGATCGTCAACATTGCCCGGCAGATGCGGCACCGGTCTCTAGCTAGAGAACTTTCTGGAACCATTAAAGAGATCCTGGGGACTGCCCAGTCTGTGGGCTGCAATGTTGATGGCCGCCACCCTCATGACATCATAGATGATATCAACAGTGGTGCAGTGGAGTGCCCAGCTAGTTAA